One genomic region from Oncorhynchus keta strain PuntledgeMale-10-30-2019 chromosome 33, Oket_V2, whole genome shotgun sequence encodes:
- the LOC118365872 gene encoding islet amyloid polypeptide, whose protein sequence is MCHLKLPVFLLVPLVLLRCVATAPSNRYFTSSSEQESALPDREGWLVPGIVSNPFLGLISARLQRGLTSANSHHIEKRKCNTATCVTQRLADFLTRSSNTIGTVYAPTNVGSNTYGKRDLLQPPGYLPL, encoded by the exons ATGTGTCACCTGAAGCTGCCCGTGTTCCTTCTCGTGCCTCTCGTGCTGCTGCGCTGTGTCGCCACCGCCCCTAGCAACAG GTACTTCACCTCATCTAGTGAGCAGGAAAGCGCGCTCCCGGACAGAGAAGGCTGGCTCGTGCCCGGGATCGTCTCCAACCCCTTCCTCGGCCTCATTTCCGCACGACTACAGAGAGGGCTCACATCTGCCAACAG CCACCACATAGAGAAAAGGAAGTGCAACACAGCTACCTGTGTGACCCAGCGACTGGCCGACTTCCTGACCCGCTCCAGCAACACCATCGGCACGGTGTACGCCCCTACCAACGTAGGCTCCAACACCTACGGGAAACGGGATCTACTGCAGCCGCCCGGCTATCTGCCTCTGTAG